The following coding sequences lie in one Haladaptatus sp. DJG-WS-42 genomic window:
- a CDS encoding amidohydrolase family protein: protein MTLGNEMQVLDVHCHYSTDEAYVFRTAEDRERATVNFRREVELGTEEEMLEDLRAAGVRTMINIGCTTDLPIEEVRELHDDTARIISENRDVFIGQWIMVDPNEDTLSEFERCLTELDMGLVGFTVNGSSTNTAASDEAYHPFYELCLEHNAPVHVQLGYTGIGARHPGGDGRILQYCHPKHVDKLAAEFPEMKIIIGRPAWPWQSEAIATFIHKENIVGYELHGWSPRWWPEELKQSIEHRPGFQGKIMFASDYPIFSHDELYEAWEELDLSRDQLEGIYHDNAVNILGQFDGADL from the coding sequence ATGACATTAGGTAACGAGATGCAAGTGCTGGACGTCCACTGCCATTATTCGACGGACGAGGCCTACGTGTTCAGGACAGCGGAAGACCGGGAGCGAGCGACCGTCAACTTCCGCCGAGAGGTCGAGTTGGGCACCGAAGAAGAGATGCTCGAAGACCTCAGAGCAGCGGGCGTCCGGACGATGATAAACATCGGGTGTACAACCGACCTGCCCATCGAAGAGGTCCGCGAACTCCACGACGACACCGCGCGAATCATCAGCGAGAACCGAGACGTCTTCATCGGCCAGTGGATCATGGTCGACCCGAACGAGGACACCCTCTCCGAGTTCGAGCGCTGTCTCACGGAATTGGACATGGGACTCGTGGGGTTCACTGTAAACGGCTCGTCCACAAACACCGCGGCGTCGGACGAGGCGTATCATCCCTTCTACGAACTCTGTCTCGAACACAATGCGCCCGTCCACGTCCAACTCGGGTACACGGGAATCGGGGCGCGACATCCGGGTGGTGACGGGCGAATACTGCAGTACTGCCATCCGAAACACGTCGATAAGCTGGCTGCAGAGTTCCCGGAGATGAAAATCATCATCGGCCGTCCGGCGTGGCCGTGGCAGAGCGAGGCCATCGCGACGTTCATCCACAAAGAGAACATCGTCGGGTACGAACTCCACGGCTGGAGTCCGCGCTGGTGGCCAGAAGAACTCAAACAGAGCATCGAACACCGACCTGGCTTCCAGGGAAAAATCATGTTCGCCTCGGACTATCCCATCTTCTCGCACGACGAATTGTACGAGGCGTGGGAGGAACTCGACCTGAGTCGAGACCAACTCGAAGGCATCTATCACGACAACGCTGTGAATATCTTGGGGCAGTTCGACGGGGCAGACCTGTAG
- a CDS encoding NAD(P)-dependent oxidoreductase → MSGKQPHVAVTGAAGYIGSRVVHDLRAEHPDWEVTALDNFYRGQVDQIKDVPVEHVDIRNRARLEEALSGADIVMHLAAISGVKDCDENPDLAYEVNVQGTNNVAWFCKKTGAGLIFPFSMAVIGDPQEFPITVDHPRDPMNLYGETKLLNERMIETMAEGSFPAHLFLKSNLYGAHEVDGTRVSKPTVINIFVNRAISGQDLTIHLPGSQARNYLHVQDVSNAYIRSAERTIEQLDAGKTGAEKFELSGVEDPSVIEVAKLVQQHATGDNKPELRMLENPRTETLVERFDVDIDRTKAELEWEPTYSIEDVIRNDLARTIDDALEASSL, encoded by the coding sequence ATGAGTGGAAAACAGCCACACGTCGCCGTGACTGGGGCGGCGGGGTATATTGGAAGCCGTGTGGTTCACGACCTTCGAGCGGAGCATCCCGACTGGGAGGTGACGGCGCTCGATAACTTCTATCGCGGTCAAGTGGATCAGATTAAAGATGTCCCAGTCGAGCACGTCGATATCCGAAATCGGGCTCGACTCGAGGAGGCGCTTTCGGGTGCGGATATCGTGATGCACCTCGCGGCAATCTCCGGGGTGAAAGATTGCGATGAGAACCCTGACTTGGCTTACGAAGTGAACGTCCAAGGGACGAACAACGTCGCATGGTTCTGCAAGAAAACCGGCGCAGGCTTGATTTTCCCGTTCAGTATGGCCGTGATTGGCGACCCCCAAGAGTTCCCGATTACCGTTGACCACCCTCGTGACCCGATGAATCTCTACGGGGAGACAAAGCTGCTGAATGAGCGGATGATTGAGACGATGGCGGAAGGGTCGTTCCCGGCGCATCTGTTCTTGAAGTCGAATCTGTATGGGGCACACGAGGTCGATGGGACACGGGTTTCGAAGCCGACTGTGATCAACATTTTCGTAAACCGAGCCATTTCTGGGCAAGACCTCACAATTCATCTACCTGGGTCACAAGCACGCAATTACCTTCATGTGCAAGACGTTTCTAACGCCTACATTCGAAGCGCAGAACGGACGATTGAGCAACTTGATGCCGGGAAAACAGGCGCAGAAAAATTCGAACTTTCAGGCGTCGAAGATCCATCCGTCATCGAAGTAGCAAAACTCGTCCAGCAACACGCTACGGGCGACAACAAACCAGAGCTTCGAATGCTCGAAAATCCCAGAACTGAAACTCTCGTCGAACGCTTTGATGTGGACATTGATAGAACGAAAGCAGAACTGGAGTGGGAGCCAACGTATTCAATCGAGGATGTCATTCGGAACGACCTCGCTCGAACAATCGATGATGCACTGGAAGCATCGTCACTGTGA
- a CDS encoding group 1 truncated hemoglobin, translated as MSQTVYREIGGREAIENVVEDFYSAVLADDQLVDYFEGMDMHALRAHQVQFISSVTGGPVEYAGADMREAHAHLDIDEADFDAVGTHLERALRENGVAEDAVTGIMSKVEGLKAPIIGA; from the coding sequence ATGTCCCAGACCGTATACCGAGAAATCGGCGGACGAGAGGCAATCGAGAACGTCGTTGAAGACTTTTATTCCGCCGTGCTCGCAGACGACCAACTCGTGGACTACTTCGAAGGGATGGACATGCACGCACTCAGAGCCCACCAGGTTCAGTTCATCAGTTCAGTCACCGGTGGCCCCGTCGAATACGCGGGAGCAGACATGCGAGAAGCGCACGCACACCTCGATATCGACGAGGCTGACTTCGATGCCGTTGGCACGCATCTCGAACGCGCTCTGCGAGAAAATGGCGTTGCGGAGGACGCTGTCACGGGCATCATGTCGAAGGTCGAAGGACTCAAAGCACCGATTATCGGCGCGTGA
- the pseG gene encoding UDP-2,4-diacetamido-2,4,6-trideoxy-beta-L-altropyranose hydrolase: MHLAIRADGGPTIGYGHLVRSGALAEEFLERGHNVTFATTTPEHVTDVCPTDVETVTLPKRDDPTPFVAWLETETPDVVFTDAYPVDTDYQREIREQVPLAVLQDDARHAVCADLFVNGNLNASSLEYDYVDSKPKTCLGTRYVLLRREIRDLASQNPPWRENPEQALITMGGSDTANLTPTVVRSFDGLDLRVDAIVGPGFTENQEQEIRDAGANVSADVRVARDPENLPERMFQADFAVSTASSTTYELLALGTPFVTFAVVDNQEQIAASLQEYDIATVLGWRADDEKIKNAIKTYSSNTTLRREHRERGRNLVDGNGTERIANKMVNLGRG, from the coding sequence ATGCATCTCGCAATTAGAGCAGATGGTGGCCCTACTATTGGTTACGGGCATCTCGTGAGGTCAGGTGCACTTGCAGAGGAATTTCTCGAAAGAGGTCACAACGTCACCTTTGCTACCACAACGCCAGAACACGTCACGGACGTGTGTCCGACTGACGTCGAGACAGTCACGTTGCCAAAACGAGACGACCCCACTCCGTTTGTCGCGTGGCTTGAAACCGAAACGCCTGACGTCGTGTTCACGGACGCTTATCCGGTCGACACGGACTACCAGCGGGAAATCCGGGAACAAGTCCCGCTTGCTGTACTACAGGATGACGCTCGTCACGCAGTCTGTGCGGACCTCTTCGTGAATGGGAATCTCAATGCATCCTCGCTGGAGTACGATTACGTCGATTCGAAACCGAAGACCTGTCTCGGAACTCGCTACGTCTTGCTCCGTCGTGAAATTCGAGATCTCGCATCACAAAACCCACCGTGGCGTGAAAACCCTGAACAGGCTCTTATAACGATGGGGGGAAGCGACACTGCAAATTTGACCCCAACCGTTGTTCGCTCATTTGACGGGCTTGACCTCCGTGTGGACGCCATTGTCGGGCCTGGTTTCACCGAAAATCAAGAGCAAGAGATCCGTGACGCTGGAGCGAATGTTTCGGCTGACGTTCGAGTCGCTCGTGACCCTGAGAATTTACCAGAACGAATGTTTCAGGCGGATTTCGCGGTGAGTACGGCAAGCTCTACAACCTACGAACTTCTTGCATTAGGCACACCATTCGTAACTTTCGCGGTCGTCGACAATCAGGAACAAATCGCAGCGTCTCTCCAAGAATACGATATCGCAACTGTACTCGGTTGGAGGGCAGATGATGAAAAAATAAAAAATGCAATTAAGACTTATTCGTCAAACACAACTCTACGACGTGAACATCGTGAACGAGGGCGTAATCTCGTCGATGGAAATGGCACAGAAAGAATCGCTAACAAAATGGTTAACTTAGGTAGAGGGTAG
- a CDS encoding plastocyanin/azurin family copper-binding protein: protein MRPETDTIDDLTLSDAELIAALKNHGVSRRLLMKVFGAGAALSMFGGTAAALPDSRQGAKIDETYGAPYSAADNVPSGLVDHTVTLHIHEGPANHSDFPLDEDGAEIPVETFFDPVGLHVRPGEVVNFHIHNGLHTVTSFHPKFSEPPFFTLPDRVATDYGFTSPPVTPGDSWLYRFTTQGVYDILCLPHLELGMVMRVVVSGDSNVPADTYGPLPIPNAGDVLGAPELTPANIVSEGSVAWEDLSL from the coding sequence ATGAGGCCTGAAACCGACACGATAGATGACTTGACACTCAGTGACGCAGAACTCATCGCTGCACTGAAGAATCATGGGGTGAGCCGCCGACTCCTGATGAAGGTGTTCGGTGCGGGCGCTGCCCTTTCAATGTTCGGTGGGACCGCAGCGGCACTCCCCGACTCGCGGCAAGGGGCGAAAATCGATGAAACCTACGGGGCCCCGTATTCAGCAGCTGACAACGTTCCTTCGGGGCTCGTAGACCACACGGTCACGCTCCACATCCATGAGGGGCCAGCCAACCATTCAGACTTCCCGCTCGACGAGGACGGAGCCGAAATCCCTGTGGAGACCTTTTTCGATCCTGTTGGTCTTCACGTTCGTCCGGGTGAGGTCGTCAATTTCCACATCCACAACGGGCTGCACACCGTGACGTCTTTCCACCCGAAGTTCAGCGAACCACCCTTCTTCACTCTGCCAGACCGCGTGGCGACGGACTACGGGTTCACCTCGCCACCCGTGACACCCGGCGATTCCTGGCTGTATCGGTTCACCACACAGGGCGTGTACGACATCCTCTGTCTGCCGCACCTCGAACTCGGAATGGTCATGCGAGTCGTCGTCTCTGGCGACAGCAACGTCCCCGCTGACACCTACGGCCCGCTCCCCATCCCGAACGCCGGCGACGTACTCGGCGCACCGGAACTGACCCCGGCAAACATCGTGAGCGAAGGGTCGGTCGCGTGGGAAGACCTGTCGCTGTAA
- a CDS encoding STAS domain-containing protein, protein MEDIDEFDWEWLGTDPTFGGEGGETVNTQQCIDKQERNMSMSDPSYQNLIENAPIGVFQASVDAEQLRDSTAESVDFYVNESLANILSFDSPEHLHEERAVIEHVNPEDEETFQRLLLENGTVEGFETTLVTNDNNTIDVLISGTFSEGEVFGYVTDITKQKRLEQKATAQAEAILELSTPIVQIWEGITLATVVGTLDTTRAQRLTEELLTELTENESGVALLDITGVANIDTATAQHLIDTVNAVSLLGSQIIITGINPEIAQTLVHLGITLDDIKTKSSLSAGLELGLNLIQDDPSATIEAS, encoded by the coding sequence GTGGAGGACATCGACGAATTCGATTGGGAGTGGCTCGGCACCGATCCGACGTTCGGGGGTGAAGGCGGGGAAACAGTCAATACACAACAATGTATAGATAAACAGGAACGTAACATGTCAATGAGCGATCCCTCTTATCAAAATCTGATTGAAAATGCCCCTATCGGTGTCTTTCAAGCAAGCGTCGATGCCGAGCAATTGCGTGATTCAACAGCGGAGTCGGTTGACTTCTACGTGAACGAATCACTCGCCAACATCCTCTCGTTCGATTCACCCGAGCACCTCCACGAAGAGAGAGCAGTGATTGAACACGTCAATCCCGAAGACGAGGAAACCTTTCAACGACTGCTGCTGGAAAACGGCACAGTAGAGGGGTTCGAGACGACCCTCGTCACGAACGACAACAACACAATCGACGTCCTGATCTCCGGCACGTTCTCGGAAGGTGAGGTGTTCGGCTATGTCACCGACATCACCAAACAGAAGCGACTCGAACAAAAGGCAACGGCTCAGGCCGAAGCCATCCTCGAACTGTCTACGCCAATCGTCCAGATCTGGGAAGGCATCACCCTCGCGACGGTGGTAGGCACGCTCGACACCACGCGCGCCCAGCGGCTCACCGAAGAGCTGCTCACTGAACTCACAGAAAACGAGTCGGGGGTCGCCCTCTTGGACATCACAGGCGTGGCAAACATAGACACTGCGACCGCACAACATCTCATCGACACGGTCAACGCCGTCTCGCTGTTGGGCAGCCAGATTATCATTACGGGAATCAACCCCGAGATTGCACAGACACTCGTTCATCTCGGAATTACGCTGGACGACATCAAGACAAAATCGTCGTTGAGTGCGGGATTAGAACTCGGACTTAACCTCATTCAAGACGACCCCAGCGCGACGATTGAGGCCAGCTGA
- a CDS encoding winged helix-turn-helix domain-containing protein → MATNHGQPVDNGVPEDPADLLPENSVLTLDEYLAMHAAVGHRTRYEILYRLVHGGDRSPKELDAELTIDDSTLHYHLNKLVDVGLVEKRQRTERGQDGLYTYYRATVFGEVTLSEGVDTLIRGEQEFDALYNSSTEN, encoded by the coding sequence ATGGCGACGAATCATGGACAGCCGGTCGATAATGGAGTCCCAGAAGATCCAGCGGACCTCCTTCCGGAAAATAGCGTCCTCACGCTCGACGAGTACCTTGCAATGCACGCAGCAGTCGGGCATCGAACCCGCTACGAGATACTGTACCGACTTGTCCATGGCGGTGACCGGAGCCCCAAAGAACTCGACGCTGAGCTAACGATCGACGATAGCACCCTGCACTACCATCTCAACAAACTCGTCGATGTCGGCCTCGTCGAGAAGCGTCAACGCACGGAACGTGGCCAAGACGGTCTGTATACCTATTACCGCGCGACCGTCTTCGGTGAGGTGACGCTTTCAGAAGGAGTGGATACCCTCATCCGCGGTGAACAGGAATTCGATGCGCTGTACAACAGTTCCACTGAGAACTGA
- a CDS encoding universal stress protein encodes MTDRTTILVPIRYPLTEQSARTLTFAAQIARETASAELVVLHVNLFQTSDKTQIDEIRRAISPLLDGVAATVLTRRGFLVEDVILEEAAQSAATMVVVGANQRPTWRKLLSRVTGNEVVVADYLRECLTPDVEIVEVSPQAEIALIP; translated from the coding sequence ATGACCGACCGTACAACCATCCTCGTCCCCATCAGATATCCACTTACTGAACAGAGTGCCCGAACCCTGACGTTCGCTGCACAGATCGCTCGAGAGACCGCGTCCGCAGAACTTGTCGTATTACACGTCAACCTGTTCCAAACGAGTGATAAAACCCAGATCGACGAGATTAGACGCGCGATTTCACCGCTACTCGATGGGGTCGCAGCGACGGTGCTCACCCGACGCGGCTTCCTCGTTGAGGACGTCATCCTCGAAGAGGCCGCCCAGTCGGCTGCAACGATGGTCGTCGTTGGCGCGAATCAACGCCCAACGTGGCGGAAGCTACTCAGTCGCGTTACGGGCAACGAGGTCGTCGTCGCAGACTACCTCCGTGAATGCCTCACACCGGACGTCGAAATCGTAGAAGTGAGTCCGCAAGCAGAGATTGCACTCATTCCGTAA
- a CDS encoding helix-turn-helix domain-containing protein: protein MGAGIHVRLVVRGVDACPVASLSEDFEIESITTDRRADVAGGGIVGEVTIDHDAASAAESTQAELVFRDGGHSVYRYTNESGDCPCGRIPDTGCPIRALRAASGALVVTFLAPDIETVQSVVTDLNACCTSVRVQRLAQTTTDDRSALIVVDRTAFTTRQFEVLQTAHEMGYFDQPKQADSTAVATALGISVATFSEHLAVAQEKLLDQLLAGSEGA from the coding sequence ATGGGCGCTGGAATCCACGTCCGGCTGGTTGTCCGCGGTGTCGATGCATGTCCCGTTGCCTCCTTGAGCGAGGACTTCGAGATCGAGTCGATCACCACTGACCGCCGAGCTGACGTCGCAGGCGGTGGAATCGTCGGTGAAGTCACGATAGACCACGACGCAGCGTCTGCAGCCGAATCCACACAGGCGGAGCTCGTCTTCCGTGACGGCGGCCACTCGGTGTACAGGTACACGAACGAAAGTGGTGACTGTCCGTGTGGACGTATCCCTGACACCGGATGTCCGATCCGAGCACTCCGCGCTGCGTCGGGGGCGCTTGTAGTGACGTTTCTTGCACCGGACATAGAGACAGTCCAATCTGTCGTCACAGACCTGAATGCGTGTTGTACTAGCGTTCGCGTGCAACGACTGGCGCAAACGACAACAGACGACCGATCCGCGCTCATAGTCGTCGACCGAACCGCGTTCACCACCCGTCAGTTCGAAGTGCTGCAGACCGCCCACGAGATGGGGTATTTCGACCAGCCAAAGCAAGCTGACTCGACGGCCGTGGCCACAGCACTCGGAATTTCGGTCGCGACGTTTAGCGAACACCTCGCCGTCGCACAGGAGAAACTGCTCGACCAGCTCCTTGCCGGTTCTGAGGGGGCGTGA
- a CDS encoding AMP-binding protein has product MAEYPHRLHRSVDFEEIEKEYPPPEDFLADNGFFYASREEIRERKEQRLKWKVEQAWEIPFYRRRWEDAGITPDDINGLADINKIPIYTIEDIRESIERDPPYGDYQGAQLHNPEDAPLRMFMSGGTTGAPRPQIFTADERVIQALSIARAMYMHGIRPGDVALNTWAFSTHNGAWIVDYGFYHWLGVTDITTSTGTVTPSTEQLEHARRWDVDTIYAFPSYLLRLAEVAEQQGYDPKTDFNLKTISTYGPKNERDLVEEAWGVPVYNNYAFHEVNTISASCEERAGMHIFEDLFHIQIVDSETGEEVEPGEIGEIVVTELYKTGAPQVRYNIKDLSAKVETPCACGSNMHRLTDFLGRGDNMVKVRGINVWPEAVGQVLTDHERTSSEYFIFADADKLRNTTLTALVERKSGNSSNIPELEAELESLLKAEFDVAIGVEVKAPGELADLTKIGQKTKIDRFEDRR; this is encoded by the coding sequence ATGGCTGAATACCCACATAGACTGCATCGATCGGTTGATTTCGAGGAAATCGAGAAGGAGTATCCTCCTCCGGAGGATTTTCTCGCGGACAATGGCTTCTTCTACGCCTCGCGTGAGGAAATCCGCGAACGGAAAGAACAGCGGCTCAAATGGAAGGTCGAACAAGCGTGGGAGATCCCATTTTACCGACGACGGTGGGAGGACGCGGGCATTACACCCGACGACATAAACGGCCTTGCGGACATCAACAAAATTCCGATTTACACTATCGAGGACATCAGAGAGAGCATCGAGCGAGACCCACCCTACGGAGATTACCAGGGTGCGCAGCTTCACAACCCTGAGGACGCACCCCTCCGGATGTTCATGAGCGGAGGGACGACCGGTGCGCCGCGCCCACAGATTTTCACCGCCGACGAACGCGTGATTCAGGCACTTTCGATTGCCCGGGCGATGTATATGCACGGCATCCGCCCCGGCGACGTGGCGCTCAACACCTGGGCGTTTTCGACCCACAACGGCGCGTGGATCGTCGACTACGGTTTCTACCACTGGCTTGGCGTGACGGACATCACCACGAGCACGGGGACCGTCACCCCGAGCACTGAGCAGCTTGAACACGCCCGGCGGTGGGACGTAGACACCATCTACGCATTCCCGTCGTATCTGCTCAGACTCGCTGAGGTCGCAGAACAACAGGGCTACGACCCGAAAACCGACTTCAACCTCAAGACGATCTCCACCTACGGCCCAAAAAACGAACGCGACCTCGTCGAGGAGGCGTGGGGCGTGCCGGTGTACAACAACTACGCCTTCCACGAGGTCAACACGATTTCCGCCTCGTGTGAAGAACGCGCCGGAATGCACATCTTCGAAGACCTATTCCACATCCAGATTGTCGATTCGGAGACCGGCGAAGAGGTCGAACCGGGCGAAATCGGGGAAATCGTCGTGACCGAACTGTACAAAACCGGCGCGCCACAGGTTCGGTACAACATCAAAGACCTGTCTGCCAAGGTTGAAACACCGTGTGCCTGTGGGAGCAACATGCACCGCCTCACGGACTTTCTGGGTCGTGGCGACAACATGGTCAAGGTTCGGGGAATCAACGTCTGGCCCGAAGCAGTCGGGCAGGTGCTCACCGACCACGAACGCACCTCTTCAGAGTACTTCATCTTCGCCGATGCAGACAAGTTGCGCAACACGACGCTCACCGCACTGGTCGAACGCAAATCGGGCAATTCGTCCAACATCCCCGAACTCGAAGCCGAACTCGAATCCCTGCTCAAAGCGGAGTTCGACGTCGCAATCGGCGTCGAGGTGAAAGCGCCCGGCGAGTTGGCCGACCTCACGAAAATCGGGCAGAAAACGAAAATTGACCGGTTCGAAGACCGACGCTAA
- a CDS encoding TRAM domain-containing protein encodes MLTQEAIQMEFLEEFQCLFSAQIETHGESYHIEVPEQELRVGDLEAGKTYRVAIVSEPSASGREHCETESTQRSAPSAASYPEQPVQVGEQRTVEIESLGDQGDGIARIERGFVVIVPDTEKGERVRVKITEVRTNVAFGEVEKRLSYYE; translated from the coding sequence TTGCTGACCCAAGAGGCTATACAAATGGAATTTTTGGAGGAATTTCAGTGCCTGTTTTCTGCACAAATCGAAACGCACGGAGAGTCGTACCATATCGAAGTTCCAGAACAAGAGCTTCGCGTAGGCGACCTCGAAGCGGGCAAAACGTATCGCGTGGCGATCGTTTCCGAGCCGTCGGCGTCAGGGCGTGAGCACTGTGAGACGGAATCAACACAACGGTCAGCACCGTCTGCGGCTTCCTATCCGGAACAACCGGTCCAAGTAGGTGAGCAGCGCACGGTGGAAATCGAGAGTCTGGGGGACCAAGGTGACGGCATCGCCCGTATCGAACGCGGGTTTGTCGTCATCGTCCCCGACACAGAAAAAGGCGAACGAGTACGGGTCAAAATTACTGAGGTGCGCACGAACGTTGCCTTTGGCGAAGTTGAAAAGCGCCTGAGTTATTACGAGTGA
- a CDS encoding glycosyltransferase family protein translates to MSQYTVGIIQARMGSTRLPGKVMLPLGDHLDLEHVIHRVQRASEIDEVVVATTTKTADDIIEWCSENAGATVFRGDEQNVLDRMYRAAKTVEADEIVRITADCPLIDPTVIDAVVRRRRASNADYVSNILERTFPRGLDVEVFTAESFERVHSHASTSSQLEHVTLYYRDNSDEFEFANVTSAEVFDQEQLQNRTDLRLTLDEAQDYLLLREIFEQVDYENTPQLLDVIEYIDKHGLGEMNETVIQKSTHDASRN, encoded by the coding sequence GTGAGTCAATACACTGTTGGCATTATTCAGGCTCGGATGGGTTCTACTCGCCTGCCGGGAAAGGTGATGCTCCCCTTGGGAGACCATCTGGACTTAGAACATGTTATTCACCGTGTACAGCGCGCTTCTGAAATCGACGAAGTCGTAGTCGCAACAACGACCAAGACAGCTGATGACATAATTGAGTGGTGCAGTGAAAACGCTGGAGCGACAGTATTCCGAGGTGATGAACAGAACGTCCTGGATCGAATGTATCGCGCAGCGAAGACCGTTGAGGCTGACGAAATAGTACGTATCACGGCAGACTGTCCGCTTATCGATCCAACGGTTATTGATGCAGTGGTGAGACGGCGACGTGCGTCAAACGCCGATTATGTATCAAACATCCTCGAACGGACGTTCCCACGCGGACTTGACGTTGAGGTGTTTACGGCTGAGAGTTTCGAACGCGTCCACTCACACGCTAGTACCTCTTCTCAACTTGAGCATGTAACACTCTATTATAGAGACAACTCTGACGAGTTTGAGTTTGCGAACGTGACCTCAGCAGAAGTATTTGACCAAGAACAGTTGCAGAACCGCACCGACCTTCGGTTGACTCTCGATGAAGCGCAGGACTATCTTCTTCTCCGAGAAATATTCGAGCAGGTGGACTATGAAAACACACCACAGCTTCTCGATGTTATTGAATATATCGATAAACACGGTTTAGGGGAGATGAACGAAACGGTGATTCAGAAATCAACACACGATGCATCTCGCAATTAG